The following are encoded in a window of Streptomyces sp. 11x1 genomic DNA:
- a CDS encoding carboxymuconolactone decarboxylase family protein produces MNARMKNPAVVLPDAMKGIQNIYKAMYQGGVSPRLLELVHLRASQINACSACLYAGVEGAKKHGETDERLHAVAAWREAPFFTEEERAALELTEAATRIADRSGKAVPDTIWDQAADHFNEEQLSAIILMIGLTNFFNRINTTIEEPAGASWG; encoded by the coding sequence ATGAACGCTCGTATGAAGAACCCCGCCGTGGTACTGCCGGACGCCATGAAGGGCATCCAGAACATCTACAAGGCCATGTACCAGGGCGGAGTCTCCCCGCGGCTGCTGGAACTGGTCCACCTGCGCGCCAGCCAGATCAACGCCTGCAGCGCCTGCCTGTACGCGGGCGTGGAGGGCGCGAAGAAGCACGGAGAGACCGACGAGCGCCTGCACGCGGTCGCGGCCTGGCGCGAGGCCCCCTTCTTCACCGAGGAGGAGCGCGCGGCACTGGAACTCACCGAGGCCGCCACCCGCATCGCCGACCGCTCCGGAAAGGCGGTCCCCGACACCATCTGGGACCAGGCGGCCGATCACTTCAACGAGGAACAGCTCTCCGCGATCATCCTCATGATCGGCCTGACCAACTTCTTCAACCGCATCAACACCACCATCGAGGAGCCCGCGGGCGCCTCCTGGGGCTGA
- a CDS encoding discoidin domain-containing protein — translation MTALISLATVIALALTVLTAAAPPAAAADLLSQGRPATSSSTENASTSASAAVDGNTATRWSSTFGDPQWLEVDLGATATISRVVLRWEAAYARAFQIQTSDNGTAWNTVYSTTTGTGGVQSLDVNGNGRYVRFHGTQRGTAYGYSLWEFQVYGSSEGTPPGNEIPDPTTALLEAAGGPLTTATYTVPSPSGYGSGTVTYPTNSGSYPGVVLMPGYQGTQQNLQWLAPRLASWGFVVINVGTNTLTDNPESRGRQITAAGTQLLALGNVAGNPVSGKVNGTLGAVGHSMGGGGVMAALRDDARFRAGVPTAPYYPNANFSAVTEPTFFLTCQSDPVAHGNDYAVPWYNSMSGAEKFYIEVPGDHLCPMTGYGNKAKQGKWIVSFLSLWLRADTRFSPFLCGPVRDADKNNTALVTRWMDTCPY, via the coding sequence ATGACGGCACTGATCTCCCTGGCGACCGTCATCGCTCTGGCGCTGACCGTGCTGACAGCGGCCGCCCCGCCGGCCGCCGCCGCCGACCTGCTGTCCCAGGGCAGACCCGCGACCTCCTCCTCCACCGAGAACGCGTCCACTTCCGCGTCGGCGGCGGTGGACGGCAACACCGCAACGCGCTGGTCGAGCACGTTCGGCGATCCGCAGTGGCTGGAAGTCGATCTGGGCGCCACCGCCACCATCAGCCGAGTGGTGCTGCGCTGGGAGGCCGCGTACGCCCGCGCGTTCCAGATCCAGACCTCCGACAACGGCACCGCCTGGAACACCGTCTACTCGACCACGACCGGCACCGGCGGCGTGCAGAGCCTCGACGTGAACGGCAACGGCCGCTACGTCCGCTTCCACGGCACCCAGCGCGGCACCGCCTACGGCTACTCGCTGTGGGAGTTCCAGGTGTACGGCTCCAGCGAGGGCACCCCTCCGGGCAACGAGATCCCGGACCCGACGACCGCTCTGCTGGAGGCCGCGGGCGGGCCGCTGACCACCGCCACCTACACCGTTCCCAGCCCGAGCGGCTACGGCTCCGGCACGGTCACGTACCCCACGAACAGTGGCTCCTACCCGGGCGTCGTACTGATGCCGGGCTATCAGGGCACCCAGCAGAACCTGCAGTGGCTCGCACCCCGCCTCGCCTCCTGGGGCTTCGTCGTCATCAACGTCGGCACCAACACACTGACCGACAATCCCGAGTCGCGCGGCCGCCAGATCACGGCCGCCGGTACCCAGTTGCTCGCGCTCGGCAACGTCGCCGGCAACCCGGTATCCGGGAAGGTCAACGGCACGCTCGGCGCGGTCGGTCACTCGATGGGCGGCGGTGGCGTCATGGCGGCCCTCCGGGACGACGCGCGCTTCAGGGCGGGCGTGCCCACGGCCCCGTACTACCCGAACGCGAACTTCTCCGCAGTCACCGAGCCCACGTTCTTCCTGACCTGTCAAAGCGACCCTGTCGCCCACGGCAACGACTACGCGGTGCCCTGGTACAACTCCATGTCCGGGGCCGAGAAGTTCTACATCGAGGTCCCGGGCGACCATCTGTGCCCGATGACGGGCTACGGCAACAAGGCCAAGCAGGGCAAGTGGATCGTGTCGTTCCTGAGCCTCTGGCTGCGTGCCGACACCCGTTTCAGCCCGTTCCTGTGCGGTCCCGTACGTGACGCCGACAAGAACAACACAGCCCTGGTCACGCGCTGGATGGACACCTGCCCGTACTGA
- a CDS encoding carboxymuconolactone decarboxylase family protein, translated as MTARIPNPAITAGPDVLPALMGVAGAVNKTGLPETTLHLVYLRASQINGSSWNVNKHAFDLKAAGESDERVNTVAAWRDAPFFTDAERAALALAEEATRLAGPDPVSDDVWAEAAKHYNEQELAGLLLAIGFNNLWHRLMPTTRQPAQSLAG; from the coding sequence ATGACCGCCCGTATCCCGAATCCCGCCATCACCGCCGGCCCGGACGTCCTTCCGGCGCTGATGGGGGTGGCGGGGGCCGTGAACAAGACCGGGCTGCCGGAGACGACGCTCCACCTCGTCTACCTGCGGGCCAGCCAGATCAACGGCTCCAGCTGGAACGTGAACAAGCACGCCTTCGACCTGAAGGCTGCCGGTGAGAGCGACGAGCGTGTGAACACCGTGGCGGCCTGGCGCGACGCGCCGTTCTTCACGGACGCCGAGCGTGCGGCGCTGGCCCTGGCCGAGGAGGCGACCCGTCTGGCCGGCCCCGACCCGGTGTCGGACGACGTGTGGGCCGAGGCCGCCAAGCACTACAACGAGCAGGAGCTCGCCGGTCTGTTGCTGGCGATCGGCTTCAACAACCTGTGGCACCGGCTGATGCCGACCACCCGTCAGCCCGCGCAGTCGCTGGCCGGCTGA
- a CDS encoding MFS transporter — MTSTPPARPDAVFVFRPPPPRAAGPDPLRWWALAVIALAQLTVLLDGTIVNIALPSAQAELGMGDGSRQWVITAYSLALGGLLLLGGRVVDLMGRRRAFVVGLLGFSVASAVGGAATTPVMLFAARAGQGAFAALLMPTALSLLVTMFTDPRERGRAFAVFGTVSGVGSAAGLILGGLLTEYLGWRWCMYVNVPIALAAIAGGLRVLRGDGRGPGGTRLDVAGALWGCGGVTAAVYGCSAAEARGWADATVLGALAAAAVLLVVFAVHQGRVRDPLLPLRVVRERMRAGALGIAALGQIGTFAVLLFVTYYLQVVLGYSAVLAGVAFLPLTVGMTGGVTLAARLAPRSPARSLVTPALLVAAAGALLLTRVGTGSSYAAVVLPALVLCGLGLGGAAMTAMTVATAGVAPADSGAASAVFTAAQQVGGSVGTAVLNTVAASVAADRLAGTPTPSPGARAEAAVHGFTVALWAVVALLVAGAAAALLLGAPRRAGHRGGRGPGRGDVARGVFRGLRRPARVRVQGRAVGCGGCLAAADRTDVDSVKDVHRP; from the coding sequence ATGACGAGCACGCCTCCCGCCCGGCCGGACGCCGTCTTCGTGTTCCGGCCGCCCCCTCCGCGGGCGGCCGGGCCCGATCCGCTGCGCTGGTGGGCGCTGGCGGTCATCGCGCTGGCCCAGCTGACCGTGCTGCTGGACGGCACGATCGTGAACATCGCGCTGCCCTCGGCGCAGGCCGAGCTGGGCATGGGGGACGGCAGCAGGCAGTGGGTGATCACCGCCTACTCCCTGGCGCTGGGCGGGCTGTTGCTGCTCGGCGGGCGTGTGGTGGACCTGATGGGACGCAGGCGGGCGTTCGTCGTCGGACTGCTGGGCTTCAGCGTCGCCTCCGCCGTGGGGGGCGCCGCGACGACACCGGTGATGCTGTTCGCGGCGCGGGCCGGGCAGGGGGCGTTCGCCGCGCTGCTGATGCCGACCGCCCTGTCGCTGCTGGTGACGATGTTCACCGACCCCAGGGAGAGGGGCCGGGCGTTCGCGGTGTTCGGGACGGTCTCCGGTGTCGGCTCGGCCGCCGGGCTGATCCTCGGTGGACTGCTCACCGAGTACCTGGGGTGGCGGTGGTGCATGTACGTCAACGTGCCGATCGCCCTGGCCGCGATCGCCGGCGGGCTGCGGGTGCTGCGCGGGGACGGGCGGGGCCCGGGTGGGACGCGGCTGGACGTGGCGGGCGCGTTGTGGGGCTGCGGCGGGGTGACGGCGGCCGTGTACGGCTGCAGCGCGGCCGAGGCGCGGGGCTGGGCCGACGCGACGGTGCTGGGGGCGCTGGCCGCGGCGGCGGTGCTGCTCGTGGTGTTCGCGGTGCATCAGGGCCGGGTGCGTGATCCGCTGCTGCCGCTGCGCGTGGTGCGGGAGCGGATGCGGGCGGGTGCGCTGGGGATCGCGGCGCTGGGGCAGATCGGCACGTTCGCGGTGCTGCTGTTCGTGACGTACTACCTGCAGGTGGTCCTCGGGTATTCGGCGGTGCTCGCGGGGGTGGCGTTCCTGCCGCTGACGGTGGGGATGACGGGCGGGGTGACGCTCGCGGCGCGGCTGGCTCCGCGGTCGCCGGCGCGGTCCCTGGTCACGCCGGCGCTGTTGGTGGCGGCGGCCGGGGCGCTGCTGCTGACGCGGGTGGGCACCGGCTCCTCGTACGCGGCGGTGGTGCTGCCGGCGCTGGTGCTGTGCGGGTTGGGGCTGGGCGGTGCGGCGATGACGGCGATGACGGTGGCGACGGCGGGGGTGGCGCCCGCGGACTCGGGGGCGGCGTCCGCGGTGTTCACCGCCGCGCAGCAGGTCGGCGGGTCGGTGGGTACGGCGGTGCTGAACACGGTGGCGGCGTCCGTGGCCGCCGACCGGCTGGCCGGGACGCCGACGCCGTCGCCGGGGGCGCGGGCCGAGGCCGCCGTGCACGGGTTCACCGTCGCGCTGTGGGCGGTGGTGGCGCTGCTGGTGGCGGGTGCCGCGGCGGCGCTGCTCCTGGGGGCGCCGCGCCGGGCGGGGCACCGGGGCGGGCGGGGGCCGGGGCGGGGTGACGTGGCGAGGGGGGTCTTCAGGGGGTTGCGGCGGCCCGCGCGAGTGAGGGTCCAGGGGCGTGCGGTGGGCTGCGGTGGCTGCCTTGCGGCAGCGGACAGGACGGACGTCGACTCAGTGAAGGATGTGCATCGCCCATGA
- the sigJ gene encoding RNA polymerase sigma factor SigJ: protein MREEKVLAERFEAERVRLRSVAYRMLGTIAEAEDAVQETWLKLSRSDVGEVRNLAAWLTTVVGRVCLDILRSRAARREDPLPEQDGRVRLPDPVISGLGAVDPEQEIMVADSVGIALMVVLETLSPAERLAFVLHDMFDVPFEDIASVLGRTPAATRQLASRARRRVQGAAPAADTDTARKREVVDAFLNASRGGDFEALMAILDPDVVACSDGGGQVASLLRRGAADVASQAVEFARFAQDARVVLVNGSPGVVSFAGGRAISVLSFTVRGGRIAAMDVLTDPERLEALGLVA from the coding sequence GTGCGGGAAGAGAAAGTTCTGGCCGAGCGGTTCGAGGCCGAGCGGGTCCGGCTGCGGTCGGTGGCCTACCGGATGCTGGGGACGATCGCCGAGGCGGAGGACGCCGTTCAGGAGACGTGGCTCAAGCTCAGCCGCAGCGACGTCGGCGAGGTGAGGAATCTCGCCGCGTGGCTGACGACCGTGGTGGGGCGGGTCTGCCTGGACATCCTGCGCTCCCGTGCGGCGCGGCGGGAGGATCCGCTGCCCGAGCAGGACGGCCGGGTGCGGCTGCCCGATCCGGTGATCAGCGGGCTCGGGGCGGTCGATCCGGAGCAGGAGATCATGGTCGCGGATTCGGTCGGGATCGCGCTGATGGTCGTGCTGGAGACGCTGTCGCCGGCGGAGCGGCTGGCGTTCGTGCTGCACGACATGTTCGACGTGCCCTTCGAGGACATCGCGTCCGTGCTGGGGCGCACGCCGGCCGCGACCCGGCAGCTCGCCAGCCGGGCGCGGCGGCGGGTACAGGGGGCCGCCCCGGCCGCCGACACGGACACGGCGCGCAAGCGTGAGGTGGTGGACGCGTTCTTGAACGCGTCGCGCGGGGGTGACTTCGAGGCGCTGATGGCGATCCTCGACCCGGATGTGGTGGCCTGTTCGGACGGGGGCGGGCAGGTGGCGAGTCTGCTGCGGCGCGGGGCGGCCGATGTCGCCTCGCAGGCGGTGGAGTTCGCCAGGTTCGCCCAGGACGCCCGTGTCGTGCTGGTCAACGGATCGCCCGGGGTGGTGTCGTTCGCCGGCGGGCGGGCGATCTCGGTGCTGTCGTTCACGGTCCGGGGCGGGCGTATCGCGGCGATGGACGTCCTGACCGACCCGGAGCGGCTGGAGGCGTTGGGGCTGGTTGCCTGA
- a CDS encoding gamma-glutamyl-gamma-aminobutyrate hydrolase family protein — protein sequence MSAPVVAVTADTSMLSWTIWKDVPAAVLPLAYLEKVTGAGGSPVLVPPLPGAVEEVMERVDALLMSGGQDIEPARYGAVPGPYALAPDPVRDEAELRALAVAERRGIPVLGVCRGLQLISVSRGGTLHEHHPQHSPKMPGRYDRRTVRLAPGSLAGQVMGASAAVYCHHHQSVDVLGAGLVATGWAEDGLVEVVEDPSARFVVGLQAHAELGQDTAGLFKAFVDAAR from the coding sequence ATGAGCGCACCGGTGGTGGCCGTCACGGCCGATACGAGCATGCTCAGCTGGACCATCTGGAAGGACGTGCCCGCGGCCGTCCTGCCTTTGGCGTATCTGGAGAAGGTGACCGGTGCGGGCGGTTCGCCGGTGCTGGTGCCGCCGTTGCCCGGCGCCGTCGAGGAGGTGATGGAGCGGGTCGACGCGCTGCTGATGAGCGGGGGGCAGGACATCGAGCCCGCCCGTTACGGCGCGGTGCCCGGGCCGTATGCCCTGGCGCCGGACCCGGTGCGTGACGAGGCGGAGCTGCGGGCGCTGGCCGTGGCCGAACGGCGGGGCATCCCGGTGCTGGGGGTCTGCCGGGGTCTGCAGCTGATCTCGGTCTCCCGCGGCGGGACCCTGCACGAGCACCATCCGCAGCACTCGCCGAAGATGCCCGGCCGCTACGACCGGCGCACCGTGCGTCTCGCGCCCGGTTCGCTCGCCGGGCAGGTGATGGGAGCGTCGGCTGCCGTGTACTGCCATCACCACCAGTCCGTCGACGTGCTGGGCGCGGGACTGGTGGCCACCGGCTGGGCCGAGGACGGGCTCGTCGAGGTCGTCGAGGATCCCTCCGCCCGGTTCGTGGTGGGCCTGCAGGCGCACGCCGAACTGGGCCAGGACACGGCGGGGTTGTTCAAGGCGTTCGTCGACGCAGCCCGCTGA
- a CDS encoding MFS transporter → MAAPDSTTSRPGLGAGFNPGAILAFVCMGQFMVFTDVSIVNLALPSIQSGLDMSDVSLNYIVTAYATVLGGFLLLGGRLADTFGRRRMIQIGFTIFALASLTSGLAESGDVLIISRAVQGLGAAMITPAALAILTNTFTEGPERNKALGLWGSLSGIASILGVILGGVLADAASWRWIFWINVPIGLGAALLAPRLIPESKAETRGQFDTFGAATLTGGLLLLIFTLGEATTVGWDSLRTIGSLVAVAALLAAFLVIESKVKSPMMPLKFFRLKTMRTANLSAVLVFGTFSALFFFASLFMQDVFGYSPLKAGFAYVPLAVSVAVGAGIASGLVNKVAARAVVMLGLALTVTGLLLLVRAPADGHYAVDLLAPFILLGLGCGMVFVTLQIAAFVGVSGEEAGVGAGMINTSQEAGGALGLAVIATIAYNGMGARLASANGDPGLVTKAYETANHHAFLSAAVLGFVALLVVTFLMPRGQKPANSTTPESAEAAAEAAPAAAVLATDSRH, encoded by the coding sequence ATGGCTGCCCCCGACTCAACCACGAGCCGACCAGGCCTCGGGGCGGGATTCAACCCCGGGGCGATCCTGGCCTTCGTGTGCATGGGCCAGTTCATGGTCTTCACCGACGTGTCGATCGTGAACCTCGCTCTGCCGTCGATCCAGAGCGGGCTCGACATGTCCGATGTCAGTCTGAACTACATCGTCACCGCCTACGCGACGGTTCTCGGCGGTTTCCTCCTGCTCGGCGGACGCCTCGCCGACACCTTCGGCCGCCGCCGGATGATCCAGATCGGCTTCACGATCTTCGCGCTGGCGTCGCTGACCTCCGGTCTCGCCGAGAGCGGCGACGTACTGATCATCTCCCGCGCGGTCCAGGGCCTGGGAGCCGCCATGATCACCCCGGCGGCGCTGGCGATCCTGACCAACACCTTCACCGAGGGCCCCGAGCGCAACAAGGCCCTGGGCCTGTGGGGATCCCTCTCCGGCATCGCCTCCATCCTCGGCGTCATCCTCGGCGGCGTGCTGGCCGACGCGGCCAGCTGGCGGTGGATCTTCTGGATCAACGTGCCGATCGGCCTGGGCGCCGCCCTGCTCGCCCCGCGCCTCATCCCCGAGAGCAAGGCCGAGACCCGCGGCCAGTTCGACACCTTCGGCGCCGCCACCCTCACCGGCGGCCTGCTGCTGCTGATCTTCACGCTCGGCGAGGCCACCACCGTCGGCTGGGACAGCCTGCGCACCATCGGATCGCTCGTCGCCGTGGCCGCCCTGCTCGCCGCCTTCCTCGTCATCGAGTCCAAGGTCAAGTCCCCGATGATGCCGCTGAAGTTCTTCCGCCTGAAGACCATGCGCACCGCCAACCTCTCCGCGGTGCTGGTCTTCGGCACCTTCAGCGCCCTGTTCTTCTTCGCCAGCCTCTTCATGCAGGACGTCTTCGGCTACTCCCCGCTCAAGGCGGGCTTCGCCTACGTGCCGCTGGCCGTCTCCGTGGCCGTCGGCGCCGGCATCGCCTCCGGCCTGGTCAACAAGGTCGCCGCACGCGCCGTGGTGATGCTGGGCCTGGCCCTGACGGTCACCGGCCTGCTGCTGCTGGTGCGCGCCCCGGCCGACGGCCACTACGCGGTGGACCTGCTGGCCCCGTTCATCCTGCTGGGCCTGGGCTGCGGCATGGTCTTCGTGACCCTGCAGATCGCCGCGTTCGTCGGCGTCTCCGGCGAGGAGGCGGGCGTCGGCGCCGGCATGATCAACACCAGCCAGGAGGCCGGCGGCGCACTCGGTCTCGCCGTCATCGCCACCATCGCCTACAACGGCATGGGCGCAAGGCTCGCCTCCGCCAACGGCGACCCCGGCCTGGTCACCAAGGCCTACGAGACCGCCAACCACCATGCCTTCCTGTCGGCCGCGGTCCTCGGTTTCGTCGCCCTGCTCGTCGTCACCTTCCTGATGCCGCGCGGCCAGAAGCCGGCGAACTCCACCACCCCCGAGTCCGCCGAGGCCGCCGCGGAGGCGGCACCGGCCGCCGCCGTCCTCGCCACCGACAGCCGCCACTGA
- a CDS encoding FAD-dependent monooxygenase has protein sequence MSHPPLHVAVIGAGIGGLTTATALRRLGIDVDVYEQAPALGEIGAGIHLAPNGSRLLARLGLGTPLHAAAVQPAAMEVRALDTGAVLVRQPMGKLWADRFDGPHYTLHRADLHALLAAQVPAAHIHLGRRAVAVTEDTGGVTIDFADGTACRSDVAVGADGVHSVLRRALAGPERPVFSGSAAIRAVVPADDVTGLPANTLLTWTGPAGRLLAHPVRSHRAWAFVAVVPDPRAAGDSWSRTADLSALRAAFTDAEPAARTLVEAATEAGHWSLYDRQPLPRWSTARTTLLGDAAHPMLPHHGQGASQAVEDAVALATCLARRGDGPNAPAAALARYENLRLAHTSRVRENSLGGGSERLSTPPGAPDAPRAGIGQLVRDVALAQSYDVEADLAARV, from the coding sequence ATGAGCCACCCACCCCTGCACGTCGCCGTCATCGGAGCAGGCATCGGCGGACTGACCACCGCGACAGCCCTGCGCCGCCTGGGCATCGACGTCGACGTCTACGAACAGGCGCCCGCACTGGGCGAGATCGGCGCCGGCATCCACCTCGCCCCCAACGGCAGCCGGCTGCTGGCCCGCCTCGGCCTCGGCACCCCACTGCACGCCGCAGCCGTACAGCCCGCGGCGATGGAGGTACGGGCCCTCGACACCGGCGCCGTCCTCGTGCGCCAGCCGATGGGCAAGCTGTGGGCGGACCGCTTCGACGGCCCCCACTACACCCTGCACCGGGCCGACCTGCACGCCCTGCTCGCCGCCCAGGTGCCCGCCGCACACATCCACCTCGGCAGGCGCGCGGTCGCCGTCACCGAGGACACCGGCGGCGTGACGATCGACTTCGCCGACGGCACCGCCTGCCGCTCGGACGTGGCCGTCGGCGCGGACGGCGTGCACTCCGTGCTGCGCCGCGCGCTCGCCGGCCCCGAGCGGCCGGTGTTCTCCGGCAGCGCCGCGATCCGGGCCGTCGTCCCCGCCGACGACGTCACCGGCCTGCCCGCGAACACCCTGCTCACCTGGACCGGTCCGGCCGGACGGCTGCTGGCCCACCCCGTGCGCTCCCACCGGGCCTGGGCGTTCGTCGCCGTCGTCCCCGACCCGCGGGCGGCCGGCGACTCCTGGAGCCGCACGGCCGACCTGAGCGCGCTGCGGGCCGCGTTCACCGACGCCGAACCGGCCGCCCGCACCCTCGTCGAGGCCGCCACCGAAGCCGGGCACTGGAGCCTGTACGACCGCCAGCCCCTGCCGCGCTGGAGCACCGCCCGCACCACCCTGCTGGGCGACGCCGCCCACCCGATGCTGCCCCACCACGGCCAGGGCGCCAGCCAGGCCGTCGAGGACGCCGTGGCCCTGGCCACCTGCCTCGCCCGGCGCGGCGACGGCCCGAACGCGCCCGCCGCCGCCCTGGCCCGCTACGAGAACCTGCGCCTGGCACACACCAGCCGCGTACGCGAGAACTCCCTCGGCGGCGGCTCCGAACGCCTGTCCACCCCGCCGGGCGCACCCGACGCACCGCGCGCGGGCATCGGGCAGCTGGTCCGCGACGTCGCCCTGGCGCAGTCCTACGACGTGGAGGCGGACCTGGCCGCGCGGGTGTGA